A genome region from Triticum aestivum cultivar Chinese Spring chromosome 2B, IWGSC CS RefSeq v2.1, whole genome shotgun sequence includes the following:
- the LOC123045678 gene encoding non-specific lipid-transfer protein C6, whose protein sequence is MAPMAASVTAFCVALLLVSLQGAHPAPEPQTTGPSSSSCTTELLRLLPCLSFLDGGAAAPPDTCCANLGSMVHDQPLCLCQALSQSGSGRSPVSVNMSRVVLLPSLCRLDVPADASACAGLLPEGQAPSPPVSTPGMSVNSTVPSTPMPTTPMPPLTTSAPTTTSQNPGYSSGSKLIADAISAALGFMALATVLGF, encoded by the exons ATGGCACCGATGGCGGCTTCGGTTACCGCTTTCTGCgtcgcgctgctgctggtttcccTCCAGGGCGCCCACCCGGCGCCTGAACCACAGACGACGGGGCCGTCGTCGTCCAGCTGCACCACCGAGCTCCTACGCCTCCTCCCCTGCCTCTCGTTCctcgacggcggcgccgccgcgccgcccgacaCCTGCTGCGCCAACCTGGGGAGCATGGTGCACGACCAGCCGCTGTGCCTCTGCCAGGCCCTCAGCCAGTCCGGCTCCGGCAGGTCCCCTGTCTCCGTGAACATGTCCCGCGTCGTGCTGCTGCCTTCCCTCTGCCGACTCGATGTCCCCGCCGATGCCAGCGCCTGCGCAG GGCTCCTTCCAGAGGGACAAGCACCGTCGCCGCCGGTGAGCACGCCAGGCATGAGTGTGAACTCCACTGTTCCATCGACGCCGATGCCGACGACACCCATGCCACCACTGACAACATCCGCACCGACGACCACCAGCCAGAATCCGGGATACAGCAGCGGGTCCAAGCTCATAGCTGATGCCATTTCTGCCGCACTTGGTTTCATGGCGCTGGCAACAGTTTTAGGCTTCTAG
- the LOC123045677 gene encoding uncharacterized protein codes for MATYTRTQTIVRHRDAPLQKRLSSPRPIPHRTDRPAAMAAPPLPPLLCSAASSYRVTLLAPHALPYRAAARPMVSRSSSPPCIAPTLRRAGARAPLPCAAKRGGEASSIGGEGTRMLLQAALWGAEAAYILWLFLLPYAPGDPLWAISQATITDLVGLSLNFFFILPLINSAGVHLLESPVMHPVAEGLFNFVIAWTLLFAPLLFTDGRRDRYQGSLDILWGCQMFLTNTFLIPYMAIRLNDVDKNQPPPQTSKLSSLMVRGASGVGITGGLVCILSIVWAFFGRADADFGGVLDRWQYAQDYVLTERLAYAFLWDILLYSIFQPWLIGDNLQNAKPKTTEFVNVARFIPVLGIVAYLLCLEEKKD; via the exons ATGGCCACGTATACACGAACTCAGACAATCGTGCGCCACCGCGACGCGCCCCTCCAAAAGCGCTTATCCTCGCCGCGTCCGATCCCGCACCGCACCGACCGGCCCGCGGCCATGGCGGCGCCACCCCTACCTCCACTCCTctgcagtgccgcctcctcctaCCGCGTGACGCTCCTCGCCCCTCATGCTCTCCCCTATCGCGCGGCGGCGCGGCCGATGGTCTCGCGCAGCTCGTCGCCCCCGTGCATCGCCCCCACGCTGCGGCGAGCAGGGGCCCGGGCCCCTCTGCCATGCGCGGCcaagcgcggcggcgaggcgtcttCGATTGGCGGGGAGGGGACGCGCATGCTGCTTCAGGCGGCGCTGTGGGGCGCCGAGGCCGCCTACATACTCTGGCTCTTCCTCCTCCCGTACGCTCCG GGCGACCCATTGTGGGCTATCTCGCAAGCCACGATCACTGACCTCGTCGGCCTGTCGCTCAACTTCTTCTTCATCCTGCCCTTGATCAACTCCG CTGGAGTGCACCTGCTCGAATCCCCTGTGATGCACCCA GTGGCAGAAGGATTGTTCAATTTTGTCATTGCCTGGACACTGCTGTTTGCGCCGCTCCTCTTCACGGATGGTAGGAGGGACCGTTACCAGGGATCGCTCGATATCTTGTGGGGCTGTCAGATGTTCCTCACAAAta CTTTCTTGATTCCTTACATGGCAATCCGGCTCAACGATGTCGACAAGAACCAGCCTCCACCGCAGACATCAAAACTGAGTTCACTCATGGTGCGAGGTGCATCCGGTGTAGGCATAACTGGTGGCCTGGTCTGCATTTTATCCATTGTTTGGGCTTTCTTCGGCCGGGCAGATGCTGATTTTGGAGGTGTCTTGGATCGGTGGCAATATGCGCAGGATTATGTCTTGACCGAGCGGCTTGCCTACGCATTTCTGTGGGACATACTGCTATACTCGATATTCCAGCCATGGTTGATTGGAGACAATCTTCAGAATGCGAAACCAAAAACTACAGAGTTTGTGAATGTAGCAAGGTTTATCCCAGTTCTTGGCATTGTTGCCTACCTCTTGTGCTTAGAAGAGAAAAAGGATTAG